In Hemiscyllium ocellatum isolate sHemOce1 chromosome 2, sHemOce1.pat.X.cur, whole genome shotgun sequence, a single window of DNA contains:
- the LOC132821406 gene encoding cholesterol 25-hydroxylase-like protein 2: MYSVGSSRVFDPYVQVIQNANITQYIWTKSLLQPLWDYLRSQHQDALRSPLFPVVISISTYFAVCTFYMILDLLAPRCPLIRRYKIHPEQHVTWEDIFKTLWHTGYNHLIYVFPAAVGQWYWRPPIPLQEEAPLVSEFLIGILGCTILFDFQYYFWHMMHHKVRWLYTTFHAIHHEYYAPFSWSTQYLSAWELVSVGFWTTIDPIILQCHCLTGFAFMVFNIWISVDDHSGYDFPWALHNLVPFGLWGGTVKHDVHHQKPHSHFAPFFSHWDWLCGTHCECKRSPAVLEMQTKRRKASEDQN; encoded by the coding sequence ATGTATTCGGTAGGTTCCAGCCGAGTCTTCGACCCCTACGTGCAGGTGATCCAGAACGCCAACATCACGCAGTACATCTGGACCAAGTCCTTACTGCAGCCCCTGTGGGACTACCTGCGCTCCCAGCACCAGGATGCCCTCCGCTCGCCTCTCTTCCCCGTGGTCATCTCAATCTCCACCTATTTCGCCGTGTGTACCTTCTACATGATCCTCGACCTGCTGGCTCCCAGGTGCCCGCTCATCAGGAGGTACAAGATCCACCCCGAACAGCATGTCACTTGGGAAGACATCTTCAAGACCCTGTGGCACACTGGCTACAACCACCTGATCTATGTCTTCCCAGCCGCCGTGGGTCAGTGGTACTGGCGGCCGCCGATCCCTCTACAGGAGGAGGCACCGCTGGTCTCCGAGTTTCTCATTGGCATCCTGGGCTGTACAATCCTCTTCGACTTCCAGTACTACTTCTGGCATATGATGCACCACAAAGTCCGCTGGCTCTACACCACCTTCCACGCCATCCACCACGAATACTATGCCCCCTTCTCCTGGTCCACTCAGTACCTCTCCGCCTGGGAGTTGGTGAGCGTTGGCTTCTGGACGACCATCGACCCGATTATCTTGCAGTGCCACTGCCTCACCGGGTTCGCCTTCATGGTCTTCAACATCTGGATCTCCGTCGATGATCACAGCGGCTACGACTTCCCCTGGGCCCTTCACAATCTCGTCCCGTTCGGCCTGTGGGGTGGCACGGTCAAACATGATGTTCACCACCAGAAGCCCCACAGCCACTTCGCGCCTTTCTTCTCTCACTGGGACTGGCTCTGTGGTACTCACTGTGAGTGCAAACGCTCGCCCGCTGTCCTGGAGATGCAAACAAAGAGACGCAAAGCGAGCGAAGACCAAAACTGA